A stretch of DNA from Glycine max cultivar Williams 82 chromosome 18, Glycine_max_v4.0, whole genome shotgun sequence:
aaaaaaaatagattttaattttttaggacaaaatcaaaattttacaaagacaaattttaaatattttaatatttataaggacgaaaaaatataatttaatctataatttaagttttaagaAATATGATATAGAGTAACATTCCTCCGAGCCtaattgtaagaaaaaaataaaagaaaaaaatataacaaaattttcgatatttataaaaacaaaaaatatattttaacttaaataataaattaaggcGGCCAGAATTCATCATATAAGGAGCCTGAAACAATTTCTGCAACCCTAGCGCGAACATACACTCCCCCAATCCTTTCTCTCCCGAAACCGTACGGTTACGTAACCGTAGGCGATATCAGAATTCACGGCACACACACAGTCCCCACTCTCTACGATGACCGGTCAACGCATCTCCTACGGCAAACGCTCCCACTCGCACTCCGATTCCGACGCCGGCTCCAAAAACAAGCGCCGCAACCCCGCAGCTGATGACTCCTCCTCCTCCCTCATCACCGCCGACGACACCGTCTTCCGCTACCTCTGCCCCGTCCGCAAGATTGGCAGCGTCATCGGCCGCGGCGGCGACATCGTCAAGCAGCTCCGCGCCGACACCAAGGCCAAGATCCGCATCGGCGACGCGCTCCCCGGCTGCGACGAGCGTGTTGTCACCATCCACAGCTCCTCCGAGGAGACCAATCACTTCGACGAGACCGGCGATCTCGTCTCGCCCGCGCAGGACGCGCTTTTTAGGGTTCACCAGCGCGTGATTGCCGAGGACGCACGTGAGGACGAGGACGACGAGAGGAATCACGTGACCGCGAAGCTTCTCGTGCCGTCCGATCAGATCGGATGCGTGATTGGAAAAGGCGGCCAGATCGTGCAGAATATACGGAGCGAGACCGGCGCGCAGATTCGGATCCTTAAGGATGACCGCTTGCCTCCTTGCGCGTTAAGCAACGATGAACTTGTTCAGgtcaatttatgatttttttatattgttggatctgaatgaaaaaaatgttgaatctttttgtttataattgGAATTCGTTAAGCAAGAAACTgagaatttatattataatactaCTGAGACTGTATGTTGAAGGTTTAGGATGGTGAGAGGAGAAACGATGAAAGAATCAGACaggttttatttcaaaatatgaatAGATAACTGAATTCAATTGAGATTTTATATTCATAGTGTGTTCTGACAGgcacaagttttttaaaaatggtctgcaacaaggttttaaattgagGTCACGTTTTTGTTGGGATACTATATACTGCGGACAAAATGCAGACTAAATTGTGGTCACGGAGATCCAAAAATCTTTCTTTTGCTGAAATCACAGTCATAGAACGATCTGTAAAACCTTGTCTGCAACCAATCGTTATTTCGGCTGCTGATGTCATGGTTTTTTGGCTTTCCGTGACTGCATCGGAACTGCAATTGCAGCCATGTCATTTTGTCCACTATTTTTCTTAATGCTAAATGATCGCAACAAAATGATCACaattgcaatttaaaaccttggatAGGCAATCTGTTATGAAGCTGGATCACTGATAGCAGAATTCGTTAGGATATCTAACTTTCCTAGGTAGTTTGCATACATCACAGGAATGCTGTGAACAACACATACACATTGCAAGCTTCAAACTACAGCAGCAGAAACTTATAACATAGGAATGCACTTGAATGGTTTAAGCTGAGTTTGCTTGTTGTGGAAGTGCAGATTTCTGGTGAGGCTGCGGTTGTGAAGAAAGCTCTGTTTCAAATTGCGGCTCAGATTCGTGATAATCCATCGCGGTCTCAGCATCTGCTTGCTTCTGCAGTTCCTGGTGGGTATGCAGCTGGTGGTCCTGGTGCAGGGGCTCCAATTATGGGAGTGGCTCCTTTTGTGGGTGCTTATGGGGGGTATAAGGGTGATACTGGTGACTGGTCACGCTCTTTGTATCCTGCCCCAAGGGATGAAGCATCTATGAGAGAGTTTTCAGTTCGGTTTGTCTGTCCTACTGGGAACATTGGTGGTGTGATAGGAAAGGGTGGTGCCATAATAAATCAAATCAGGCAGGATTCTGGGGCAACCATCAAAGTTGATAGTTCAGCTACTGAAGGAGATGACTGTTTGATAATCATTTCAATGAAAGAGGTGAAATATTGATGATCAAGTGTGGTAtgtatatgtgatttttttgtggTTCTGATggtttttaaattgtttatgCAGTTTTTTGAGGATTCTTTCTCTCCAACTATAGAAGCTGCTGTGCGATTGCAACCTCGGTGCAGTGAGAAAGTGGAAAGAGATTCAGGAATTGTCTCTTTCACTACCCGTCTTCTGGTGCCAACCTCCCGAATTGGTTGCCTTATTGGTAAAGGAGGGACAATTGTAACTGAAATGAGGAGgcttacaaaagcaaacatccGCATCCTGTCGAAGGAAAATCTTCCTAAAATTGCATCTGAAGATGATGAAATGGTGCAGGTAAGGGTATCGTTGAAGATTTATTgagtaaaatattgtttttgtgttATCAGAAGTTGCAGTTCCCTATAATTCTAAACTATGTTGGCTTTTATATGAACCCTTGTTTAGATTTCCGGTGACCTTGATGTTGCTAAGGATGCTCTTGTGCAAGCACTTACACGGCTAAGAGCAAATCTTTTTGATAAGGAGCGTGCTGTCTCAGGATTCCTTCCGGTGCTTCCATATCTTCCTGCTTCAGTTGATGGATCAGATGGTTTGAACTATGACAGTAGAGATGGTAAACGACATGGACGTGGTGGATATTCCAGTGGGTATGGAGGTTCAAGTGATTTGGCATCTGGTGATGGTTATGGAAGCTATGGAAATTCACAGGTTCTTTTTCAACCACACGCTTGTGAAAATTTCAAGTGTGAATGAGCTTCACCAGTTCAACTAATATTTCTCATTTCTCAATTTGTTGATTTCATATATCTGTAGCTTGGTAGTGGTGGTGGTGCTTATGGAGCTTATGGAAATTATTCTTTGGGAAGGACTAGTGCCTATGGGTAACTAATCAAGTTATTTATGCCccaagtattattattattttatattcttcaCTGATCCATGTTATGAGGAAGTTACTCTTACTGATTATTGATTATGTTGAGAGTGTTCTAAATAAAGCTCATCAATGCTGATATTTAGTATCTATTGTCAGGTCTTCTCAGAATGGTTCTTCTCGGAGGAGAAACCATGCTTACTAAAACTTGATGGGTCCCTGCAGGTAGATTAcagttttcattatttttgtattttatctgGCAACTTCCTATAATATAGGCCATTCACATTATAGTAGTATATAACAGATTGATATCTTAACCTGACCAGTGTACCTTTTAGAATTCTGATGCTCTTGTTTTCCCTTTGTTGCCTTTCCCTTCCCATCCAAACAGCTGAGTTCTATGAAGCCTGAAGCCCACTGCCTAAACCGGAAGACCAGATCAACCAGGTTTTGACAAACTCATGGCCCACCTTGACACCTCTACCTAGGGGACCAAACATGTGGAGACTATTGAAATTGGCCAATGTCCATTTTACCTTATTTCACAAGCTTGATAACTAATGCTCCCCCAAGAACCTATAAAGCTGGCTTGCCATTTTGGCTGCTTTTCAATTCCTGTTCAGTTGTCTTTAGATTTAAAGCACCATGTAGCTATGATCCTTTGACAGTTGTATACCTATATTGTCATTATGATTGGGTTTTGTTTTCATGACAGTTCAGTGTTACTTGCAAAGCGaacttttttagttattttaatcaaaattatgttGATTCCTGGTAAAAGTTGACCCACTCTTTATACATCAAAATTTGGTAGAGCTTTTCTCTGTCTGTCTGTATTGCAGGTGTCAACATCTTCCTCTGTCATTAACAAGTTATGGGTATTCATCATTTTGACTTTGATAAATCATATTTATGGATGTACTCACATACTTCAGATATGATGAATTGGAGGTATGGAATCTGTTTATGTGCTTCTTGGCTAAGGTAATACATTTGGAGGCATGTAAAACCTTTCATGATTCAGAAATAGAATAATATAGTAAATGCTTGTCGCAAGCCATGATTAAATAGGGTGGAGGGGGGCTCATTTGATTTGGGCATAGCTTTTGCAATAAAACGTTTAGATGCCTAACATGGCTTTtacacaaaaaattatgacataTTGATGTCTCTTTTTTTGTGTGGCCCATGTTGTCATACGTTCTAGTTCATGTATGCACCTGAAATAATGCTCCAGGTGGACTAGTGTGAATGCttaaaaagaaagaggaaaacaTCTATTTTTTAGTTGTTGATTTGTATGCTTTACTATCTGATCCATATTGGTATGCTTACATCACCTGAGTGTTGTTAATAGCAGCCATAGATCCGCCACGGCAGAAAGGCGTGTTGGATTTTTGCCAACCGCCATAGGAAATATATGAAAGGAGGCCCACCATGGCGTGTTTATATGGCAGAATTTCAACCTTCTGCCATTGCTAACCCTGCATTACCTTAAGCACTTGTCTGGAGGATTTTACCGTAACAGGCTTGGAGGACCTGAATTTCTTAGATGTTAGTGTCTTGTATTG
This window harbors:
- the LOC100793526 gene encoding KH domain-containing protein HEN4, with the protein product MTGQRISYGKRSHSHSDSDAGSKNKRRNPAADDSSSSLITADDTVFRYLCPVRKIGSVIGRGGDIVKQLRADTKAKIRIGDALPGCDERVVTIHSSSEETNHFDETGDLVSPAQDALFRVHQRVIAEDAREDEDDERNHVTAKLLVPSDQIGCVIGKGGQIVQNIRSETGAQIRILKDDRLPPCALSNDELVQISGEAAVVKKALFQIAAQIRDNPSRSQHLLASAVPGGYAAGGPGAGAPIMGVAPFVGAYGGYKGDTGDWSRSLYPAPRDEASMREFSVRFVCPTGNIGGVIGKGGAIINQIRQDSGATIKVDSSATEGDDCLIIISMKEFFEDSFSPTIEAAVRLQPRCSEKVERDSGIVSFTTRLLVPTSRIGCLIGKGGTIVTEMRRLTKANIRILSKENLPKIASEDDEMVQISGDLDVAKDALVQALTRLRANLFDKERAVSGFLPVLPYLPASVDGSDGLNYDSRDGKRHGRGGYSSGYGGSSDLASGDGYGSYGNSQLGSGGGAYGAYGNYSLGRTSAYGSSQNGSSRRRNHAY